The following proteins are co-located in the Spirosoma montaniterrae genome:
- a CDS encoding carboxylate-amine ligase — protein sequence MPVFTLGIEEEFQTIDPETRELRSHMSKLVEGGKIVLQERVKAEMHQAVVEVGTNICHNIQEARQEVTYLRREIIELAEKQNLKVAAAGTHPFSDWQSQLITPNERYDRLIEEMRDVARSNLIFGLHVHVGIETRNQGIHIMNAVRYFLPHIYALSTSSPFWRGRNTGFKSYRSKVFDKFPRTGIPDFFASAAEYDEYINLLVKTGCIDNGKKIWWDIRLHPFFDTIEFRICDVPMRVDETICLAAIMQALVVKIHKLMGKNLNFRPYRRILINENKWRAARYGIEGKLIDFGKQEEVPTHQLIHELLEFIDDVVDELDSRAECEYVLKILEMGTGADRQLAVFNQTGDLKHVVDYIVSETSYGVR from the coding sequence ATGCCCGTATTTACTTTAGGTATCGAAGAGGAATTTCAGACCATCGACCCCGAAACCCGCGAACTTCGCTCGCATATGTCGAAGTTAGTGGAGGGCGGTAAAATTGTGCTTCAGGAGCGCGTAAAAGCCGAAATGCACCAGGCCGTGGTCGAGGTTGGGACCAATATTTGCCACAATATTCAAGAAGCGCGGCAAGAGGTAACGTACCTGCGCCGGGAGATTATCGAACTGGCCGAAAAGCAAAACCTGAAAGTAGCGGCTGCCGGTACGCACCCCTTTTCCGACTGGCAGAGTCAGCTCATTACGCCCAACGAACGCTACGACCGGCTCATCGAAGAAATGCGCGACGTAGCCCGCTCCAACCTTATTTTCGGGTTGCACGTCCACGTGGGCATCGAAACCCGGAACCAGGGCATTCACATTATGAACGCTGTGCGGTATTTTCTGCCACATATCTACGCGCTCTCAACCAGTTCGCCGTTCTGGCGGGGTCGTAACACGGGCTTCAAATCGTATCGATCAAAAGTATTCGACAAGTTTCCGCGCACGGGTATTCCTGATTTTTTTGCGTCGGCGGCTGAATATGACGAATATATCAACCTGCTGGTTAAAACAGGCTGCATCGACAACGGCAAAAAAATCTGGTGGGATATTCGTTTGCACCCGTTTTTCGACACCATCGAGTTCCGCATCTGCGACGTACCCATGCGCGTAGACGAAACCATTTGCTTAGCCGCCATCATGCAGGCATTGGTGGTCAAGATTCACAAGCTGATGGGTAAAAATCTGAATTTCAGACCCTATCGCCGTATTCTGATCAACGAGAACAAATGGCGGGCGGCCCGCTACGGTATTGAAGGCAAACTCATCGATTTCGGCAAACAGGAAGAAGTGCCTACGCACCAGCTTATTCATGAACTGCTCGAATTTATTGACGACGTTGTCGATGAATTAGACAGCCGGGCCGAGTGCGAATACGTACTGAAAATTCTGGAAATGGGTACTGGTGCTGATCGCCAATTGGCCGTTTTCAACCAAACCGGCGACCTTAAACACGTTGTGGATTACATCGTTAGCGAAACTTCTTACGGAGTTCGGTAG
- a CDS encoding type 1 glutamine amidotransferase: MKIAVLDMNDNRPNEGMRCILHAIRTVQGNDHLELSFDVFNVRGNNEVPGLDYDLYISSGGPGSPMATDDEWEKKYFRLIDQLFTWNKQNKRKKYVFLICHSFQLVTRHLGIAELSKRKSTSFGIFPVHKTDDGCTDPVFDGLPEPFYAVDSRDYQALEPDLKRMDAMGATILCMEKIRPHVDLPRALMAIRFSPEIVGTQFHPEADDEGMLRYFLTDEKREQITRNFGQAKYDEMMAYLQDPTKIALTESVVLPGFIRQAARALQPMNQLVRQD, from the coding sequence ATGAAAATTGCCGTACTCGATATGAATGACAACCGTCCCAACGAAGGGATGCGTTGTATTTTACATGCTATTCGCACCGTCCAGGGAAACGATCATCTGGAATTGAGCTTCGACGTGTTCAACGTTCGGGGCAACAACGAAGTCCCCGGTCTGGATTACGATCTATATATCTCGTCGGGTGGGCCGGGTAGCCCAATGGCAACGGATGATGAGTGGGAGAAAAAGTATTTCCGGCTGATCGATCAGTTGTTTACCTGGAACAAACAGAACAAGCGTAAGAAATACGTTTTTCTGATTTGCCATTCGTTCCAGTTGGTAACGCGTCATTTGGGAATCGCCGAACTGAGCAAACGCAAATCGACGTCGTTCGGCATTTTTCCTGTTCACAAAACCGACGACGGCTGCACCGACCCCGTTTTCGACGGATTGCCAGAACCGTTCTACGCCGTTGATTCACGTGATTATCAGGCACTTGAACCCGATCTGAAACGCATGGATGCTATGGGAGCCACAATCCTGTGCATGGAGAAAATCAGACCCCACGTCGATTTGCCCCGTGCGCTGATGGCAATCCGGTTCTCGCCCGAAATCGTTGGTACGCAGTTCCATCCTGAAGCTGATGACGAAGGTATGCTGCGCTATTTCCTGACCGATGAAAAACGCGAGCAGATCACCCGCAACTTTGGGCAGGCCAAGTACGACGAAATGATGGCTTACTTGCAGGACCCTACCAAAATTGCCCTGACCGAATCGGTTGTGCTGCCCGGCTTCATCCGGCAAGCCGCCCGTGCGCTACAACCAATGAATCAATTAGTTAGACAGGATTAA